A single Acidaminococcus sp. DNA region contains:
- a CDS encoding sugar phosphate isomerase/epimerase, with translation MMKFGIETEIVHLLFQNKRIDAKGFIKKAAEFGYDGVILNTVEKKNLREGLGTIGKDTTENLTEIRDLLRKYHLYVEIDTRGTDYDHICHILSVAEFLGAERIRTFIMGDASTYSDSKLGGDFSIENIRHGIEDIKKIIPELKKRRIFLQLENHELETAEEMKAIMDEINSPWVGILFDPGNYLNAWQDPLDALNVIAPYVNATHMKDVLVCMNGDEPVITGAMTGKGSVNQKAILRKLLQDTCIQRLNIEGGYLYTGGFSRPRGTGGTSEFKGTFAVKEPPVPADEVLPNDYYLYDGPLLDKLMQEQMENMRMSILYYKNLIRELEKEKERM, from the coding sequence ATGATGAAGTTTGGCATCGAAACAGAAATTGTTCATTTGCTTTTCCAAAATAAACGGATTGATGCAAAGGGCTTTATTAAGAAAGCTGCTGAATTTGGATATGATGGTGTCATTCTTAATACGGTAGAGAAAAAGAACCTTCGCGAAGGGTTGGGAACTATCGGTAAGGATACAACAGAAAATCTGACAGAAATTAGAGATCTCTTAAGAAAGTACCATTTGTACGTGGAAATCGATACGCGGGGAACTGATTATGACCACATTTGTCATATTCTCTCTGTAGCAGAGTTTTTAGGGGCAGAACGGATTCGGACTTTTATTATGGGTGATGCCTCTACCTACAGTGACAGTAAATTGGGCGGTGATTTTTCTATAGAAAATATCCGGCATGGAATCGAGGATATCAAGAAAATCATTCCTGAATTGAAGAAAAGAAGGATCTTTCTTCAATTGGAGAACCACGAACTTGAAACTGCAGAAGAAATGAAGGCTATTATGGATGAAATTAATAGCCCTTGGGTGGGCATCTTATTTGATCCCGGCAATTATTTGAATGCGTGGCAAGATCCTCTTGATGCGTTAAATGTGATTGCACCGTATGTCAATGCAACTCATATGAAGGACGTACTGGTTTGCATGAATGGGGATGAGCCTGTAATTACCGGCGCAATGACTGGTAAAGGCAGTGTGAATCAGAAGGCAATCCTTCGCAAACTGCTGCAGGATACCTGCATCCAGCGGTTAAATATTGAAGGCGGTTACTTATATACCGGCGGATTTAGCAGACCAAGAGGGACTGGCGGCACAAGTGAATTTAAGGGAACTTTTGCTGTTAAGGAACCGCCTGTACCGGCTGATGAGGTTCTGCCAAATGATTATTATTTATATGATGGACCGCTGCTGGATAAACTGATGCAGGAGCAAATGGAAAATATGAGAATGAGTATTTTGTATTATAAAAATTTGATTCGAGAACTTGAAAAAGAAAAGGAGAGGATGTAA
- a CDS encoding MATE family efflux transporter — MPLTQPQTFKGRLKRILRVMVPVLITQLAINGMNLSDTIMSGHAGTADLAGVAIGANIWMPIFTGLNGILQALTPIVANYRGAKAFSKISGAVFSGLVMAVCLAVFTIMAGILKLDDVLSLMSLAPDVHEIAFTYLSYVACGILPLFGASILRSFVDTMGYTHITMRLFLLTMPVNCFLNYLFIFGKLGLPQMGGAGAGVGTAITCWLLFLSFAYLVNRLSVFKAFHVFRSSGFSLSHIHEHLRVGIPMGVSIFLETSIFGVECLFVSKFGTIAVAANQAAMSFTNLLYMVPLSFSLSLTIIVGAFVGAKDYASARLYARTGRITNFMIGFSFAVFLYLCRPLIALLYTHDPVMMQPIQHFLTFAVCFQLCDSAAAPIQGTLRGYKDVKATFYSSLAAYWLISLPCGLMLDNIFHFGPDGYWVGLIVGIFFSALFLTLRLRYIERKYR, encoded by the coding sequence ATGCCATTAACTCAGCCACAAACTTTCAAGGGACGCCTGAAACGCATCCTCCGCGTCATGGTGCCTGTACTTATTACCCAACTTGCCATTAATGGAATGAATCTGTCTGATACAATTATGTCCGGACATGCCGGCACTGCCGACCTTGCCGGTGTGGCTATCGGAGCCAATATCTGGATGCCTATTTTTACAGGACTGAATGGAATTTTGCAGGCATTGACTCCCATCGTTGCCAATTATCGCGGTGCCAAAGCTTTTTCGAAAATATCCGGCGCTGTCTTCAGCGGTCTTGTGATGGCCGTGTGTCTGGCCGTTTTTACGATTATGGCAGGTATCCTGAAACTTGACGATGTGCTGTCTTTGATGAGCCTGGCCCCGGACGTGCACGAAATCGCTTTCACGTATTTAAGCTATGTGGCGTGCGGCATTTTGCCCCTTTTTGGTGCCAGTATCCTGCGTTCTTTCGTGGATACAATGGGATACACGCACATTACAATGCGGCTCTTTTTGCTGACAATGCCGGTAAACTGCTTCTTGAATTATCTCTTTATCTTTGGCAAACTGGGCCTTCCGCAGATGGGCGGCGCCGGAGCGGGCGTGGGCACGGCGATTACGTGCTGGCTGCTCTTTTTAAGCTTTGCTTATTTAGTCAATCGGCTTTCCGTTTTTAAAGCTTTTCATGTGTTTCGCAGCAGCGGTTTTTCCCTGAGTCACATTCATGAGCATTTGCGGGTCGGCATTCCGATGGGTGTTTCCATTTTTCTCGAAACCAGCATCTTCGGTGTGGAGTGTCTTTTTGTTTCCAAATTCGGAACCATCGCCGTGGCAGCCAATCAGGCAGCTATGAGCTTTACGAACCTGCTCTACATGGTACCGCTTAGTTTCTCCCTGTCCCTGACGATTATTGTGGGGGCATTTGTAGGAGCAAAGGATTATGCGTCAGCCCGGCTGTACGCCCGGACCGGCAGAATTACCAACTTTATGATCGGCTTTTCCTTTGCCGTGTTTTTGTACTTGTGCCGGCCGCTTATCGCTCTCTTATATACCCATGATCCTGTCATGATGCAGCCCATTCAGCATTTCCTGACGTTTGCCGTCTGCTTCCAGTTGTGCGACAGTGCAGCGGCTCCTATCCAGGGCACGCTCCGCGGCTACAAGGATGTTAAAGCTACCTTCTACTCTTCTCTTGCCGCGTACTGGCTCATTTCCCTGCCTTGCGGGCTGATGCTGGACAATATCTTTCACTTTGGACCGGACGGATACTGGGTGGGTCTTATTGTCGGTATCTTCTTTTCAGCCCTGTTCCTGACGCTGCGGCTGCGGTATATCGAAAGAAAATATCGGTAA
- a CDS encoding transporter substrate-binding domain-containing protein produces the protein MKLNWKKCGTAVVLSAVMMLGTMGSAFAGKLEDIAARGTIRVGTTGDYRPMSYKNKDTGKYEGFDAELAEKLADSLHVKVEYVPTTWKTLSQDTKDGKFDLALCGITRTFDRERTLTMSDGYLLFGKTILCRAKDAGKFKSLADINKPEVKVMVNPGGTNEKFARANLPKATLLVHEQNAEIPGLVGDGKADIMITETMEARKYVKLNDKLAAPLVDSPFTKSRFGALMAKGDQDFLNYVNFFMAEMETNGTMDQLEKKYID, from the coding sequence ATGAAATTGAACTGGAAGAAATGTGGAACGGCAGTCGTATTATCGGCAGTCATGATGCTCGGAACGATGGGCTCGGCCTTTGCCGGCAAGTTGGAGGATATTGCGGCACGCGGAACCATCCGGGTCGGTACAACCGGGGACTATCGCCCGATGTCCTATAAGAATAAGGACACAGGCAAGTACGAAGGCTTTGATGCGGAGCTTGCTGAAAAGCTGGCTGATTCCCTGCATGTAAAAGTAGAGTACGTTCCAACGACGTGGAAGACGCTCTCCCAGGATACAAAAGACGGCAAGTTTGATTTGGCCCTGTGCGGAATCACCCGCACCTTTGACCGCGAACGGACTCTAACGATGTCCGACGGTTATCTGCTCTTTGGTAAGACCATTCTCTGCCGGGCCAAGGACGCAGGTAAATTCAAGAGCCTTGCTGATATCAATAAACCGGAAGTCAAAGTCATGGTAAACCCCGGCGGTACGAATGAAAAATTCGCCCGGGCCAACCTGCCGAAGGCAACGCTTCTTGTTCATGAGCAAAATGCCGAGATTCCGGGGCTTGTCGGGGACGGTAAAGCGGACATCATGATCACGGAAACGATGGAAGCCCGGAAATACGTGAAACTCAATGATAAACTGGCAGCACCGCTGGTTGACAGTCCTTTCACAAAGAGCCGCTTCGGTGCGCTGATGGCCAAAGGCGACCAGGACTTCCTGAACTATGTGAACTTCTTCATGGCCGAAATGGAAACAAATGGCACCATGGATCAGCTCGAAAAGAAATATATTGATTAA
- a CDS encoding sulfatase-like hydrolase/transferase, translating to MKIKLIAALLVLICFGVEYGMAWNFLQEIVPFPWSEFWYKTLNAFLRDVLLIGVGLLLYSRRGRIRDRAKRYFPVVVIGIMYLLDAWFMVTYIEMDWGFMTTLSVLAGLFNNIVIVLVTAMCYHHWPNKGMKVLYFLIYFATGFIMLGDAVYFWNTSMHIESVLFENLNYYAAKGILSTTEPWKIGLFAVLLVVLAALFRVTRPHKKKPNLPWSLLCVVMFGLGLNLTYLLCREAVYQALITAPDIDIEGELEKTRKVTRDGIVYPINVNFVQKALFKTDKVVHDPSEYKKRELTEKDVRVLTRLGILPKQEAVLRKKPAYDRVVMLILESVHRDYIHYYNPVIPAETTPYLDSLVAKYPHMDHYYSSAVPTTQGLNATFRSQLIYDGDLPGEHQPSLFRSLSLFDYPGTFLSASSRYYNNEYREYPKQFGMDTYLAKEDLGKMGYTGASGWGFHNDVMYDATLKFLEANRGSKFFLVTKTLDMHQPYPYYGIGYEDMPEKVRDQGTATVCGMYWVDQTLKHFFEEAEKEGFMDERTLFIITSDHNPHSGGEYKKLVEKAQDKQSVAPIPLIFVSKNLEPLKTLESTDYASQEDLAPTLLALLSLPVPEEFMGRNLLQPAEHPYALGYFGGKAYYYSADLNVISTLDEAVPDMEEKDAIANYIMYNYIERHLKYTPPR from the coding sequence GTGAAGATTAAGCTTATTGCTGCGCTTCTCGTACTGATTTGTTTTGGCGTGGAGTACGGGATGGCCTGGAATTTTCTGCAGGAGATTGTTCCTTTCCCCTGGTCGGAATTTTGGTATAAGACGCTGAATGCTTTTTTGCGGGACGTCTTGCTGATTGGGGTAGGGCTGCTGCTGTATTCCAGAAGAGGCCGGATTCGTGACCGGGCAAAACGCTATTTCCCGGTCGTCGTCATCGGCATTATGTACCTGCTGGATGCCTGGTTCATGGTGACGTACATCGAGATGGACTGGGGTTTTATGACAACTTTGTCCGTCCTGGCCGGGCTTTTTAATAATATCGTTATTGTCCTTGTTACGGCGATGTGTTATCATCACTGGCCCAACAAGGGGATGAAGGTTCTTTATTTCCTGATTTATTTCGCAACCGGTTTCATTATGCTTGGTGATGCGGTCTATTTCTGGAATACATCCATGCACATTGAAAGTGTGCTCTTTGAGAATCTGAATTATTACGCGGCTAAGGGAATTCTGTCTACAACGGAGCCTTGGAAAATAGGTCTCTTCGCTGTGCTGCTTGTCGTGCTGGCCGCTCTTTTCCGGGTTACGCGGCCGCACAAGAAGAAACCAAACTTGCCATGGTCCCTCTTGTGTGTCGTGATGTTCGGATTGGGACTGAACCTGACATATCTTCTCTGCCGTGAGGCTGTGTATCAGGCGCTGATTACCGCACCGGATATTGATATCGAAGGCGAACTTGAAAAGACCCGTAAAGTGACTCGCGACGGCATTGTTTACCCGATTAACGTGAACTTTGTGCAGAAGGCTCTTTTTAAGACAGATAAAGTTGTCCATGATCCGAGCGAATACAAGAAGCGGGAACTCACGGAGAAAGATGTCCGTGTGCTGACCAGACTCGGTATCCTGCCGAAACAGGAAGCCGTTCTTCGGAAAAAGCCGGCCTATGACCGTGTGGTTATGCTGATCCTCGAATCAGTGCACCGTGACTATATCCATTACTACAATCCGGTGATTCCGGCGGAAACAACGCCTTATCTTGACTCCCTCGTGGCAAAGTATCCTCACATGGATCACTATTATTCGTCGGCTGTCCCGACAACACAGGGCCTCAATGCGACTTTCCGTTCCCAGCTTATTTACGACGGAGATTTGCCGGGCGAGCATCAGCCTTCCTTGTTCCGTTCTTTGTCCCTGTTTGATTATCCGGGAACTTTTCTCAGTGCTTCGAGCCGGTATTATAACAACGAGTATCGGGAATATCCGAAACAATTCGGCATGGATACGTACCTTGCAAAGGAAGACCTGGGGAAGATGGGATATACGGGAGCCAGCGGATGGGGTTTCCATAATGATGTGATGTACGACGCGACACTGAAATTCCTTGAAGCAAATCGCGGAAGTAAATTTTTCCTCGTGACCAAGACGCTGGATATGCACCAGCCGTACCCGTATTATGGCATCGGCTATGAAGATATGCCTGAGAAAGTGCGTGACCAGGGAACCGCGACAGTCTGCGGTATGTACTGGGTAGACCAGACATTGAAGCACTTCTTTGAGGAAGCTGAAAAAGAGGGCTTTATGGATGAGCGTACCTTGTTTATTATCACGAGTGACCACAATCCGCATTCCGGCGGCGAATATAAAAAGCTGGTGGAAAAAGCGCAGGATAAACAAAGTGTTGCACCTATCCCTCTGATTTTTGTCAGCAAAAACCTGGAGCCTCTGAAAACGCTTGAAAGTACCGATTACGCCAGCCAGGAAGACCTGGCGCCGACATTGCTTGCCCTGCTGTCGCTTCCGGTTCCGGAAGAGTTCATGGGGCGCAACTTGCTGCAGCCGGCAGAGCACCCATATGCTCTGGGGTATTTTGGCGGAAAAGCCTATTATTATTCCGCCGACTTGAATGTAATTTCAACGCTTGATGAAGCAGTACCCGATATGGAAGAAAAGGATGCAATTGCCAACTATATCATGTATAATTACATCGAGCGTCATCTGAAGTATACACCGCCCCGTTAA